The genomic stretch TGTGGTCTGCGAGGTGGTCTGTTCCGTGAAGATGAAGACTGCTGTGGAACGGGCCGCTGGCAGGGCCCTGGACAACCTGCCCATTAGCCAGGGCAGTGGCTCATTCGTTCAGAGGCTCAAGGATCTCAGGACCTACATCAAGGGTGCGATATACTTCTTCCGCCTCACGAGGGAGCAGCGGATGCTCACCATTCAGGTGTTTGAGGTGCAAGTGGCGCACGCAAGGCGCGGATTTGTCCAGGAATCGCAGGAATTGCCGAGTGAAAGCCAGGAGGAACCCGAAGAGATGCAGTGCCATACCGAAGAGGAAGCTTCAGAGATCCAGGAATCGTATACAGAGCTGCAGAGTCAGGAGGAACCCACTGAAGAACCCACAGAGTTCCTGAGTGAAGAAGAACCTTCAGACTTTCCCAGCTACTACCCTCCGCTTTCGGAAGATGAGATGGCGTCCTTTGACCTCTGAGAGCAGAGAATCCTTCCTTCAGAGAAGACCAGCCACTGTCGCAATCTCCagaaattgtttattatttatacaaatttatgcCACAAcatctgttgtttttttccccctcctcctcccctccccaccccaccccgtttctctcctttttgttgttgttgtgtgggCTTTCATTTTTCGATTTCCTTGTGGACTTTTGGGCTCTGccttttatttgc from Drosophila pseudoobscura strain MV-25-SWS-2005 chromosome 4, UCI_Dpse_MV25, whole genome shotgun sequence encodes the following:
- the LOC4816186 gene encoding uncharacterized protein, which translates into the protein MVSKFACVTAGGLHLIGAAFFVPLPEDQYSPGPKLGSSSFLLAALLFLSHMQVIPRRFMQMAPGVFGFVEVMFTVFVTEWLMHVLWCGMERFIHWMSRIFCQNCLWCEFVVESVSTLLMGLAALYVVCEVVCSVKMKTAVERAAGRALDNLPISQGSGSFVQRLKDLRTYIKGAIYFFRLTREQRMLTIQVFEVQVAHARRGFVQESQELPSESQEEPEEMQCHTEEEASEIQESYTELQSQEEPTEEPTEFLSEEEPSDFPSYYPPLSEDEMASFDL